The Priestia koreensis genomic interval TCAATTACTAATAGTTTTGGTGCAGAGGTTTTTAATACGGATTCCCACCTATCATCTAGACCATAATGATCAAGAATAACTAAGCGGAGATGGAGTTTTTCTTTTTCTAAAACTAACCTTGTTTCTTCAACATCAATTTCCCACTTTCTTTCATACCACTCTAAATCGCCTTCACCTAAACTTTTAGCTCTTAAAAGATAAACACTAAATCCTTCATCTTGAATTAATGAGTGTACAGATCCCTCAAGATCCCGACAAATAAAAAAAGATTGGATATTAAATGTTTTTAATTGGTTTGCTAGAGTAAGACACCTCATTACGTGTCCTGTTCCAATTTCAATTGAGCTATCTACACGAAATCCTACTTTCATTTCTAATGCCCTTCTCTTTTCAATAATTAATATGTTTCTATAGTTAGAGGCTTGTATAAATATGATTCTCTTTTAGCATTCCACTCACGTCTAGTGATGCCCATCCGAATAACATTAAAATATTCTCCATTTTTAAAAATATGGTCCATAAGTTTTCCTTCTATTCTAGAACCGAATTTTTCATGGATTTCAATCACTTTTTCATTAAATTCAAATACTTCACACCAGAGCTTGTTCATATTTAACTCAAAAAAAACATAATCATATATATTACATTCCAAAATGCGAGCTAGACCTTTACCTCTTGCTCGAATATCACCTATATAGTAAGCCCAAGATGCCTGTTTGTGATTGTAGTCAATATTATTTACGCTCAGTACTCCTACGTCGACACCATCTTCAATCTCTATAATCCAATATTTTTCGTTACTATTATTTTCACAAATTTTCTTAAGCCATTTTTGCTGATTTTCAATTGTTAAAATAGGGTCCGTA includes:
- the pseH gene encoding UDP-4-amino-4,6-dideoxy-N-acetyl-beta-L-altrosamine N-acetyltransferase; this translates as MVVKLRKIQEEDLEMIMDWRMSPEVTRYMYTDPILTIENQQKWLKKICENNSNEKYWIIEIEDGVDVGVLSVNNIDYNHKQASWAYYIGDIRARGKGLARILECNIYDYVFFELNMNKLWCEVFEFNEKVIEIHEKFGSRIEGKLMDHIFKNGEYFNVIRMGITRREWNAKRESYLYKPLTIETY